From the Drosophila simulans strain w501 chromosome 2L, Prin_Dsim_3.1, whole genome shotgun sequence genome, the window TACTTATTTATCTGCGTTGAACGacacaatttacaaaaaaacaTTGCCATGTTCCAAGTTCCACCATTCCGCCATCGGCGCAAACCGCAAACTCATCTACGCTAATTTGACGaacatttattattcataattttttacTATATAATTCGTGTTATATTCTTCTCTTTAGCTTTTTTTAccaaaatatggaaaaaatgtttgaaaatccGGAGCGGTCCTTGCAACTAATCGATATCCGCAGCCGGGCATCGATGCTGGATACATCGATAGTATCGACTTGTCATCGGCCCGCTACCACCTCTGGCCATCGCAGCTGACTCTAGAACGCGTCGGGGAAATAGGAATAAACTGACTGAGTTCGCGTTCGGTTCGTGTGGCGCACGCAAAGCAAGCAAGTAGTGAGCCAGATGCGGTTCGAAACGGTGCAGTCAACTGAAGCTCGCGCAGTGCAATACAATTAGTTGAAAAGCCAAGACACAAGCACTCCTATCGCGATAGGCACTGCTAGCAAATTGAAACCGCGTGTCTTTCGTTTCGCTTCTCCCGCTCTTTCGTTGCACTCCGCCCACACTATTCGCCAATGCAGTcgtgagtgcgtgtgtgcgtgcgtattTTCCCCCCAAATTCAATGAATTCGACAGGCAGTGCAATAAAAGCGCaactaaaacaaaagtgaTTCCACCACGTGCGCCGCTCTCTCGCGTCTTAAGTTCAGTTGTTGTAGCtgctttcgtttgttttgctgGCGTCTCGCTCTAACGGCTCACACTGCTAAATTTACCGTTCGCCGAGCAACCGGCACGCAAATACCCGTTGGATTAGGAGGACTCATTAACGGGACATCCGCACAAGGACATCAAAATGGTGCAGGTgtgtaatatatttaattttaaagcaaaGCTATATTAAAGAAGTTTAAATATAACTGTAAATGTAATATTCCTGTATATCCATCTATCACTACTAAGATACAGGTATTAAGTTTGCTAgttattgcaatttgttgtattattttaaataccagatacagatacagtttTTTACAGTACCGTCTTATTTGTACTACAGACTACTCAAATCCTAAATCCTTAAATCCTAAAATAGCTGCTTATGATAATCGAAACGATTATTCAACGTCAGATTTTGTGGTATATCAGCATCTTAAGCCCATTAATCtcgatttttttaatttttacaagaaattaatttatacaCTTTGATATCTTGAACACGAAATCAATCTGTGTAGTTTTCGAAAACAGCATTTCTAGTTTCCAATTCAATGATATTCCACCCTGCCACTGACCTTTTGACGCCATTACGCACAACCCCCATAATCCCGGAACGGGACACCACAGCtcaaaatgcactttttaGCGACCATCCCGAGACGATTCGCGCCTCACCACCCAACCCAAGTCAGTCTCAACCCACCCAAAAACCCAACACAACCCCCACTTCACCCCTGGCTGCATTTTCCCTAGCCCAAATCAACCACCAGAACCGGAAAGTTTCGAAAAATATACAGCTGATATAGAAAACTGGCAAGCTTGGAGAGTTATGGGAAATATGGCAATTAGAAATGGTTGGTCGTGCTTCGATATCGACAGACGGGGTCCGCCCGTACAGGTCGCCTTCGAACGTAATGCACATAAAACGGCGCATTTAGTCAATTTTTCCTTCAGCCAGGCGTACCAACTGAAAAGAGAAACATCCAATGTGATGGAACAATTGGGGTTGACACTAGCTGATACCCTTTTATTTCGGCCAAAGGGAAATATACTTTAAACTATGTTTCACGAATAATGTTTAATGTCATTTAAACtttcaaaaaacataaacCACTGAAAGGTAATGAAAgtaaactttttgccatgcCTGCTCTTCTTTGTGATACCCTTTATTCGTTCCTATGTGGAGAAACGAATCCTCTGGTTAGTCACCTGCCGCCGTTTCCCCGCGCCAAATGAGTGAAGTACCACTTTTCGATTTGAAATGCGTTTTGCGCCTGCCCCGGCCAACTGTCCACCCtgccccaccgcccactcatCACTGCATCCAGCAACAGCCCAACCGCCTCCATCCACATGGTCGTCAAAGCGCTTTTTacccatttgcatttgcatttgccgaTGCCCGGGCCGAGGAGTAGGTCCTTGGTCCCTGCATGGGGTGGGTactgggtggtggtgggctaGTGAACAGTGGGCAGTGGGTGTATTCACTGCGTTTTGCACTGCGCTTTGCACTGCGTTCAATAGCAAGAGCGAACGAACATTTCTGACGTTTGACCgaactttgttgttgttccagtgctgcagctgcatcagCATCAGTATCAGCAGCCTGCTCCTCCGCTCCTGTGGCTAATGGTAAACTGCTGGGCAGGATGGGAGGTAATAGGCACATTTGTGCCCCCCACACCCCCAACACCGACCACCCGAACACCCCTTCGCCCCACAGCGCATGGAGGCCAGTCTCTTATTTTGTAACTCCATGCGCCAACGAATGtcaaaagcacaaaaatttCAACGAGGATAACAGGCACGGACGCATGCTAATCAGGACAATTAAGTTAAAAGCGGCACGGATGCAGCTCCATGGGCGTCTGCTCAGGAGGTTTTAACTGGAGTTCAGCCGTCATTCACCACTATTATTCTTGATTCCTATATTAGGTGATTAAACGAGCTCAAtgaagctgggttcggaaaaatcgaatttttgaaatttaaaagctggaatcgtttgcccattttttgcccatgtttgcccaccaattagttttttttgcccacgtccagtttttgagatatgaattttcgaacaagttcgaaaattttcgaagatcaaaaatttcacttttttcaaaattttttttttttaatcgcaataacttcgtttgcccacgtttgcccaccctttagaattttgaaattttcgaaaattttcgaagatcaaaaatttcacttttttcaattttttttttttaaatcgcaataacatcgtttgcccacgtttgcccaccctttagaattttgaaaaaatttatacttcagaaaatataagacattcaagtttacctcggtctacttcgcaaaacctttaaaatgagtttatttcgtttgcccaccctttaaaattacattttaacgtttgcccacccttcaaaattattttttttcgtttgcccactcttaaaaataaaaaatttcgattgcccacatcttaaaactaaataatttcgtttgcccatcctttaaaattagtctatttcgtttgcccacccttcaaaattagtttttttcgtttgcccactcttaaaaataaaaaatttcgattgcccacctcttaaaactaaataatttcgtttgcccaacctttaaaattagtttatttcgtttgcccaccctttaaaattacattttaacgtttgcccacccttcgaaattagtttttttcgtttgcccactcttaaaaataaaaaatttcgattgcccacctcttaaaactaaataatttcgtttgcccaacctttaaaattagtttatttcgtttgcccaccctttaaaattacattttaacgtttgcccacccttcgaaattagtttttttcgtttgcccactcttaaaaataaaaaatttcgattgcccacatcttaaaactaaataatttcgtttgcccatcctttaaaattagtctatttcgtttgcccacccttcaaaattagtttttttcgtttgcccactcttaaaaataaaaaatttcgattgcccacctcttaaaactaaataatttcgtttgcccaacctttaaaattagtttatttcgtttgcccaccctttaaaattacattttaacgtttgcccacccttcgaaattagtttttttcgtttgcccactcttaaaaataaaaaatttcgattgcccacctcttaaaactaaataatttcgtttgcccaacctttaaaattagtttatttcgtttgcccaccctttaaaattacattttaacgtttgcccacccttcgaaattagtttttttcgtttgcccactcttaaaaataaaaaatttcgattgcccacctcttaaaactaaataatttcgtttgcccaacctttaaaattagtttatttcgtttgcccaccctttaaaattacattttaacgtttgcccacccttcgaaattagtttttttcgtttgcccactcttaaaaataaaaaatttcgattgcccacatcttaaaactaaataatttcgtttgcccatcctttaaaattagtctatttcgtttgcccacccttcaaaattagtttttttcgtttgcccactcttaaaaataaaaaatttcgattgcccacctcttaaaactaaataatttcgtttgcccaacctttaaaattagtttatttcgtttgcccaccctttaaaattacattttaacgtttgcccacccttcgaaattagtttttttcgtttgcccactcttaaaaataaaaaatttcgattgcccacctcttaaaactaaataatttcgtttgcccaacctttaaaattagtttatttcgtttgcccaccctttaaaattacattttaacgtttgcccacccttcgaaattagtttttttcgtttgcccactcttaaaaataaaaaatttcgattgcccacctcttaaaactaaataatttcgtttgcccaacctttaaaattagtttatttcgtttgcccaccctttaaaattacattttaacgtttgcccacccttcgaaattagtttttttcgtttgcccactcttaaaaataaaaaatttcgattgcccacatcttaaaactaaataatttcgtttgcccatcctttaaaattagtctatttcgtttgcccacccttcaaaattagtttttttcgtttgcccactcttaaaaataaaaaatttcgattgcccacctcttaaaactaaataatttcgtttgcccaacctttaaaattagtttatttcgtttgcccaccctttaaaattacattttaacgtttgcccacccttcgaaattagtttttttcgtttgcccactcttaaaaataaaaaatttcgattgcccacctcttaaaactaaataatttcgtttgcccaacctttaaaattagtttatttcgtttgcccaccctttaaaattacattttaacgtttgcccacccttcgaaattagtttttttcgtttgcccactcttaaaaataaaaaatttcgattgcccacctcttaaaactaaataatttcgtttgcccaacctttaaaattagtttatttcgtttgcccaccctttaaaattacattttaacgtttgcccacccttcgaaattagtttataATGAACATAAATACGGAGATCGCAACCCGTTAAccgtttttttctttaatatttatataatgttAATCATTCGcttacaatttataaatttttcttAATCATTGATAAATTTCATGCAAGTCTTGttgaacatacatatatatatagtaacatatctacacccacaactccccaatcacaaccacacacactattgtaaacaatcacacacacacattaatgtctaagtacgaaatgtattcaaagatCGAGAGCCCTTCGATTATGCTTAGCTTTCATCTACgcgcagcaaagtgcaaaagtccgAAGTCCAAAGTCTAGACTCTGGGGCGAGCCAGTGTCCACGTCCCCTAAACATTCGATCACTTggcgagccaactgaaataacaaaaacttccgcccacacaatcgtctcaggattctcaaattactcctatttttcggGGCTCCTCTCTTAACGGGAGAATAGACACCTCTCTTTCCGGGAGAATAAACGTTGATAACCttattctcttaaacttcGCTCTTAAGCTATCCCAATCCGCCTATATAAACCCAATCATGTCCCCATACATCAGTTCAGTTCTGAGTACGTTATCAATCGCGATAACACTGCTAAGCCCACTTCAACCTCGAAGTCCATTATCCAACTTAGTGATAATCCAAAGGCTCTAGTTCTTCCTTtactggaaataataaaacgtttaataataaataaaataacctcctgtgttctttttttattaaacactcggtctgaattcgtaaatatatagttatttgtatatatatatatatatgtgttcatcataatcatataaTATTAGTGATTCTGTTCGCCGATCCTAAGATACATATGTGATTTGGCGGCACAACTTAcagttattacatacatatgtaaaaatttggttttataagtagaaaatcaaaaaaaaacatttttaaggcGTGAGAAAacgtttttaactgaaaatttttattttaaagaggtgGACTAACGAAAAAACTAAGTGTAAACGATGGGCAAAcattataaagaaattttaatgggttaatggggcaaacgaaataaactatttttaaaggatgggcaaacgaaataaactaattttaaaggttgggcaaacgaaattatttagttttaagaggtgggcaatcgaaattttttatttttaagagtgggcaaacgaaaaaaactaatttcgaagggtgggcaaacgaaatagactaattttaaaggatgggcaatcgaaattatttagttttaagaggtgggcagtcgaaattttttatttttaagagtgggcaaacgaaaaaaactaatttcgaagggtgggcaaacgttaaaatgtaattttaaagggtgggcaaacgaaataaactaattttaaaggttgggcaaacgaaattatttagttttaagaggtgggcaatcgaaattttttatttttaagagtgggcaaacgaaaaaaactaatttcgaagggtgggcaaacgttaaaatgtaattttaaagggtgggcaaacgaaataaactaattttaaaggttgggcaaacgaaattatttagttttaagaggtgggcaatcgaaattttttatttttaagagtgggcaaacgaaaaaaactaattttgaagggtgggcaaacgaaatagactaattttaaaggatgggcaaacgaaattatttagttttaagatgtgggcaatcgaaattttttatttttaagagtgggcaaacgaaaaaaactaatttcgaagggtgggcaaacgttaaaatgtaattttaaagggtgggcaaacgaaataaactaattttaaaggttgggcaaacgaaattatttagttttaagaggtgggcaatcgaaattttttatttttaagagtgggcaaacgaaaaaaactaatttcgaagggtgggcaaacgttaaaatgtaattttaaagggtgggcaaacgaaataaactaattttaaaggttgggcaaacgaaattatttagttttaagaggtgggcaatcgaaattttttatttttaagagtgggcaaacgaaaaaaactaatttcgaagggtgggcaaacgttaaaatgtaattttaaagggtgggcaaacgaaataaactaattttaaaggttgggcaaacgaaattatttagttttaagaggtgggcaatcgaaattttttatttttaagagtgggcaaacgaaaaaaactaatttcgaagggtgggcaaacgttaaaatgtaattttaaagggtgggcaaacgaaataaactaattttaaaggttgggcaaacgaaattatttagttttaagaggtgggcaatcgaaattttttatttttaagagtgggcaaacgaaaaaaactaatttcgaagggtgggcaaacgttaaaatgtaattttaaagggtgggcaaacgaaataaactaattttaaaggttgggcaaacgaaattatttagttttaagaggtgggcaatcgaaattttttatttttaagagtgggcaaacgaaaaaaactaatttcgaagggtgggcaaacgttaaaatgtaattttaaagggtgggcaaacgaaataaactaattttaaaggttgggcaaacgaaattatttagttttaagaggtgggcaatcgaaattttttatttttaagagtgggcaaacgaaaaaaactaatttcgaagggtgggcaaacgttaaaatgtaattttaaagggtgggcaaacgaaataaactaattttaaaggttgggcaaacgaaattatttagttttaagaggtgggcaatcgaaattttttatttttaagagtgggcaaacgaaaaaaactaatttcgaagggtgggcaaacgttaaaatgtaattttaaagggtgggcaaacgaaataaactaattttaaaggttgggcaaacgaaattatttagttttaagaggtgggcaatcgaaattttttatttttaagagtgggcaaacgaaaaaaactaattttgaagggtgggcaaacgaaatagactaattttaaaggatgggcaaacgaaattatttagttttaagatgtgggcaatcgaaattttttatttttaagagtgggcaaacgaaaaaaactaatttcgaagggtgggcaaacgttaaaatgtaattttaaagggtgggcaaacgaaataaactaattttaaaggttgggcaaacgaaattatttagttttaagaggtgggcaatcgaaattttttatttttaagagtgggcaaacgaaaaaaactaatttcgaagggtgggcaaacgttaaaatgtaattttaaagggtgggcaaacgaaataaactaattttaaaggttgggcaaacgaaattatttagttttaagaggtgggcaatcgaaattttttatttttaagagtgggcaaacgaaaaaaactaatttcgaagggtgggcaaacgttaaaatgtaattttaaagggtgggcaaacgaaataaactaattttaaaggttgggcaaacgaaattatttagttttaagaggtgggcaatcgaaattttttatttttaagagtgggcaaacgaaaaaaactaattttgaagggtgggcaaacgaaatagactaattttaaaggatgggcaaacgaaattatttagttttaagatgtgggcaatcgaaattttttatttttaagagtgggcaaacgaaaaaaactaatttcgaagggtgggcaaacgttaaaatgtaattttaaagggtgggcaaacgaaataaactaattttaaaggttgggcaaacgaaattatttagttttaagaggtgggcaatcgaaattttttatttttaagagtgggcaaacgaaaaaaactaatttcgaagggtgggcaaacgttaaaatgtaattttaaagggtgggcaaacgaaataaactaattttaaaggttgggcaaacgaaattatttagttttaagaggtgggcaatcgaaattttttatttttaagagtgggcaaacgaaaaaaactaattttgaagggtgggcaaacgaaatagactaattttaaaggatgggcaaacgaaattatttagttttaagatgtgggcaatcgaaattttttatttttaagagtgggcaaacgaaaaaaaataattttgaagggtgggcaaacgttaaaatgtaattttaaagggtgggcaaacgaaataaactcattttaaaggttttgcgaagtagaccgaggtaaacttgaatgtcttatattttctgaagtataaattttttcaaaattctaaagggtgggcaaacgtgggcaaacgatgttattgcgatttaaaaaaaaaaaattgaaaaaagtgaaatttttgatcttcgaaaattttcgaaaatttcaaaattctaaagggtgggcaaacgtgggcaaacgaagttattgcgattaaaaaaaaaaaattttgaaaaaagtgaaatttttgatcttcgaaaattttcgaacttgttcgaaaattcatatctcaaaaactggacgtgggcaaaaaaaactaattggtgggcaaacatgggcaaaaaatgggcaaacgattccagcttttaaatttcaaaaattcgatttttccgaacccagcttctTTGAGCTGATTAAACGATTAAAGAATACACATggatttaattgtttataaagcATAAAAACATATCGAATCTGTTATCTCAGTTCTTAGGTTGATTGTCATGAATGAGCTTTGGGTTTGGGTTCATGGGTTTGCCTTAAGATTTCCTCGCTTTTCAGCCTCTTTGTCTGCCCCACCCATCGGCAACCTCTTTCATAAGGCAACTTATCTTGGCAAATGGAATATTTTTGCAACCGATTCGAGTCCTTGTCCGATTTCTTGTAGGTTGTAGGTTATTTTATCTCATAAATGTGTAGCTGCTTTTCGTGTTTGAATAGTTAAGATTGCGATATAAGGAGGTCAAATGGGGTTCTGGACGGGATGATCTTCTAGGCGGAGACATCTGGAGACAGCTGTTAAGGGGGGAGGGTTGTCCTTGACAATTAGAATTCGATTCATAGATTAAGGCATTATCCTGGACCTCTTGGTCGCGATAAAAGTTATTTTGGCTAAAACTTCCACTGCTTTCGGATAAACGATTATTGTATTTGGATCTCCCGATCCGAAAATATGAGCCTTGATAAGGATTAGGGCTGCCCTGGTTCTCGATTTCCACCTGGACCGTGGGTTCAACAGAGCCCCTTTTGTAGCAAGCGTATATGGTTTTGAGCCAGCGTAGCACCGTCAAAAGTTCCGGCCAGGGGATCAGCAGCATAAGGCAGGTCATTCCAAAGCACCTGTGATCGGATGCAGTGAGGATCAACCAGTAGGAGGTGGCCCTCAGAAAGCGGTGATGCAGGCGACGAAAGAGAGTGCGCCGCCACAGAAAGCTGCACCTCTGGGAGGCGGACTTCAGCAACCAGGCGCCACCGACCAGTGCCAGGGTTATCACAATTGGCCGTTCGTTAAGCACCAGCTTGAAGTTCACCTTGAGCGTTCCGGGTCGCAGGTACCGCTCGCCATCAGATGCCATTAGGGTGGCTGCGACCGCCAACAAACCCGCCAGGTGGGCGCCCAGGGCCGCAGCTGAGCAGTAGAAGAAAAGCAGGGAATCCGCCAGGAGCGGACAGCTTACCCATAAAACGATGCCAAAGGTGAACTGTGTCACCCGCTCAAGGTCGAAACTGATCACTTCGAGCGTAAGGACGAACGGCTTGGATGTGTAGATGCCGTAACAGGAGTGGTCATACGTGGGCATAGGAATGATCCGTGCCTCCTCTGCGGAATGCCCCAACGGCTTTCCTTCGTGGCACTCATCCTGCTGGCTATGCGCATGATAGACTTCCCGCACGGTGGCTCCCCTATACTGACTGTAACCTCCGCCAGCGGCTATCTGCAAGCGCAGGCGGTTGCTCTGGAAGACGTTCCACATGGAGAACTCTGTTGGCGGCTGGCAGTAGACCTGGATCTGGTTTTGCACGTACAGCATGTTGAGCAGCGTCTGTCCTTCCTGGATGTGGGGCTCACCAGGACGCATATACATTGCCTGCTGCTCGTAAAACGCATTATCCCAGCCCACGAACGAGGATGCTGCATTGTTTAGCCCAAGGATAACTAAAGCGAGCAGAGGAGCCCACATTGGATAGTAGTGTTTATATTCAATATGTTTCCGATCTATATGGGGTACGAGTTTCAAAGAAAATTTCCAGAATTTATGAGCCGGGCTGCTTCGATAAAAATACATGTAGGAAACATACATTAATCTTACGctagtatatatagtaaatcGCTTAGATCTAGATATATCCATATCTATCGGCTAAGTTTAGGTTTTGCAACTATTTCTCAAGCTGCAGAAGCTTCATAGTATCAAGTTGGCGAAAATAGGGAATATTTGCCGACGAAAAATGTGTCTCTCTGGCATTCTAAGCTGCCTTCTCCCattcagatttttttttttcaggacGTTCGAATCCTTTGTGCCCCATTTTCCTTCAATTTTTCGTTGCCATTCCTTTCTACGTCGTTCGTTCCATTTCTTTGCATTTCCATAGCGACTTTTTCTACGTGGACCAGCGAAGTGCGTATGGGCTGATGACTGACTTCGGACCACGCGTACTAACTACTACGAAGGACATGGGGCACAAAAACTCACTACGAGCGTGGTACTACACGCCAAACccccttctcctcctccttttttttttttgccaaaagtCAGGGGCAACAATGAAGGAGGAACAAAATAAAACGCGGCGCTCGTTCCATCAAAGTGGAAGTCGCGGCCTGCAAAGGatataaaagcaaacagaaagctggacaaaaaaaaaaacacgaggAAAGTCggaaaaaaagcaagaaaaagcCG encodes:
- the LOC27208021 gene encoding uncharacterized protein LOC27208021, coding for MWAPLLALVILGLNNAASSFVGWDNAFYEQQAMYMRPGEPHIQEGQTLLNMLYVQNQIQVYCQPPTEFSMWNVFQSNRLRLQIAAGGGYSQYRGATVREVYHAHSQQDECHEGKPLGHSAEEARIIPMPTYDHSCYGIYTSKPFVLTLEVISFDLERVTQFTFGIVLWVSCPLLADSLLFFYCSAAALGAHLAGLLAVAATLMASDGERYLRPGTLKVNFKLVLNERPIVITLALVGGAWLLKSASQRCSFLWRRTLFRRLHHRFLRATSYWLILTASDHRCFGMTCLMLLIPWPELLTVLRWLKTIYACYKRGSVEPTVQVEIENQGSPNPYQGSYFRIGRSKYNNRLSESSGSFSQNNFYRDQEVQDNALIYESNSNCQGQPSPLNSCLQMSPPRRSSRPEPHLTSLYRNLNYSNTKSSYTFMR